A section of the Corynebacterium tuberculostearicum genome encodes:
- a CDS encoding DeoR/GlpR family DNA-binding transcription regulator produces the protein MYAEERRRQIASLTAVEGRVNVTELSERFEVTAETIRRDLAVLDREGVVHRVHGGAVASQSFQTAELTLDTRQRSASGAKAAIARAALDFLPHGGGSIFLDAGTTINAFAELIGQQYPQAQFNIVSNSLPIALSLAGNGVPDVQLLGGTVRAITQAVVGDTALRTLALMRADVAFIGTNALTLDHGLSTADSQEAAIKSAFVTNAHKVVVMCDSSKLGNDYLVSFASAADIDVVITDAAAPDSFVEALREREIEVVLASE, from the coding sequence ATGTACGCAGAAGAGCGGCGTCGCCAAATTGCTTCCCTCACCGCCGTTGAAGGCCGCGTCAACGTCACTGAGCTCTCAGAGCGCTTCGAAGTCACGGCCGAGACTATTCGCCGCGACCTTGCGGTGCTTGACCGTGAGGGCGTTGTTCATCGCGTGCACGGCGGCGCAGTAGCCTCTCAATCTTTCCAGACCGCGGAGCTCACACTGGATACCCGCCAGCGGTCAGCCTCCGGCGCGAAAGCGGCCATCGCCCGCGCGGCCCTTGACTTCCTCCCCCACGGCGGCGGCAGCATTTTCTTGGATGCAGGCACCACCATTAATGCGTTCGCGGAGCTCATTGGACAGCAATACCCGCAGGCGCAATTCAATATTGTCTCTAATAGCCTGCCTATTGCTCTTTCGCTAGCGGGCAATGGCGTGCCTGACGTCCAGCTACTTGGCGGTACGGTCCGCGCGATTACCCAGGCCGTCGTTGGCGATACCGCACTGCGCACCCTAGCGCTGATGCGTGCCGACGTCGCCTTTATCGGTACCAATGCCCTAACCCTGGATCATGGCTTGTCGACGGCCGACTCCCAAGAGGCAGCCATTAAATCCGCTTTCGTCACCAATGCCCACAAGGTTGTGGTCATGTGTGACTCCAGCAAGCTGGGCAATGATTACTTGGTAAGTTTCGCCTCTGCCGCCGATATCGACGTCGTCATCACTGACGCCGCTGCCCCCGATTCCTTCGTGGAGGCGCTGCGCGAGCGCGAGATTGAGGTCGTGCTCGCCAGCGAATAG
- a CDS encoding PTS fructose transporter subunit IIABC — protein sequence MASDLITTDLVALDADFGDSVDSVITNLATLVHDTGRATDIAGLAQPAIDREAKAGTGVPGGVAIPHCRSEAVTEPTLAFARLSRGVDFSGPDGDAQLVFLIAAPAGGGKAHLKILSKLARALVRKDFLESLRNAPTKEEIVRLVLDVVNAEKPKKKPVEDPAAQGAAAGTAATAAGTAATAAGTAAAGAGAVGSSAAAPSAATPASAEPSADVTRIVAITACPTGIAHTYMAADALTQTAAERDDVSLTVETQGSSNNESVSQSTIDAADAVIFATDVGVRDRERFAGKPVIESGVKRAINEPGTMLDEAVAAAHNPHAHKVSGTATRADAEEEGQSLGWGKRIQQAIMTGVSYMVPFVAAGGLLLALGFLFGGADMANGWQALSTDFSLGNLPGHDVTIDGELMHFERSGLLLYLGAVLFAIGQAAMGFIVAALSGYIAFALAGRPGIAPGFAGGAIAVILGAGFIGGLVTGLLAGFIAMWIGNWKVPRWLGSLMPVVIIPLLTSLIVGLAMYLLLGAPLAAIMEGLQNWLSSMSGSSAVLLGIILGLMMCFDLGGPVNKAAYLFATAGLSTGDESSMQIMAAVMASGMVAPIALSLATFIRKSLFTPAEQENGKSAWLLGLSFVSEGAIPFAAADPFRVIPSMMAGGAVTGAISMALSVGSRAPHGGVFVFFAIDPFWGYLVAIAAGVVVSTAAVLAMKQFWPNRAAEEAAQNVAA from the coding sequence ATGGCTTCCGACCTCATCACTACCGACCTAGTCGCGCTCGACGCTGACTTCGGCGACAGCGTTGACTCCGTCATCACTAACCTGGCCACGCTAGTCCATGACACCGGCCGAGCCACCGACATCGCCGGTTTGGCACAGCCCGCCATCGACCGCGAGGCCAAGGCCGGTACCGGCGTCCCTGGCGGAGTCGCCATTCCGCACTGCCGCTCCGAGGCCGTGACCGAACCTACCCTCGCATTCGCCCGCCTGAGCCGCGGCGTGGATTTCTCCGGCCCCGACGGCGACGCTCAGCTCGTCTTCCTCATCGCGGCCCCGGCCGGCGGCGGCAAAGCCCACTTGAAGATTTTGTCCAAGTTGGCCCGCGCTCTAGTACGCAAGGACTTCCTCGAATCTTTGCGCAACGCGCCCACCAAGGAAGAAATCGTTCGGCTTGTGCTGGACGTAGTCAATGCCGAAAAGCCGAAGAAGAAGCCAGTCGAAGACCCAGCCGCCCAGGGCGCTGCTGCCGGCACTGCCGCAACTGCTGCCGGCACTGCCGCAACTGCTGCCGGCACTGCCGCCGCCGGTGCCGGTGCCGTCGGCTCCTCCGCCGCCGCGCCCTCGGCCGCAACCCCTGCCAGCGCAGAGCCTTCGGCCGATGTCACCCGCATCGTGGCCATCACCGCCTGCCCCACCGGCATCGCCCACACATACATGGCGGCCGACGCCCTCACCCAAACCGCGGCCGAGCGTGACGACGTATCTCTGACCGTTGAGACGCAGGGCTCGTCTAACAATGAGTCCGTCTCTCAATCCACGATCGACGCGGCCGATGCGGTCATCTTCGCCACGGACGTCGGGGTACGCGACCGCGAACGCTTCGCCGGCAAGCCGGTAATCGAATCCGGCGTCAAGCGCGCCATCAATGAGCCCGGCACCATGCTCGACGAGGCCGTCGCTGCCGCTCACAACCCGCACGCCCACAAGGTCTCTGGCACCGCTACCCGCGCCGACGCGGAAGAAGAAGGTCAGTCGCTCGGTTGGGGCAAGCGCATCCAACAGGCAATTATGACCGGCGTGTCCTATATGGTCCCGTTCGTCGCGGCCGGCGGCCTGCTGCTCGCCCTCGGCTTCCTTTTCGGCGGTGCCGATATGGCCAACGGCTGGCAGGCACTATCGACGGACTTTTCGCTCGGCAACCTCCCCGGCCACGACGTGACCATTGACGGCGAACTCATGCACTTCGAGCGCTCCGGCCTGCTGCTCTACCTTGGCGCAGTTCTCTTCGCTATAGGCCAAGCAGCAATGGGCTTCATCGTCGCCGCACTGTCGGGCTACATCGCCTTTGCGCTGGCCGGTCGTCCGGGCATTGCTCCGGGCTTCGCTGGCGGCGCCATCGCCGTTATCTTGGGCGCTGGATTCATCGGCGGCCTGGTTACTGGCCTGCTGGCAGGCTTTATCGCCATGTGGATTGGCAACTGGAAGGTACCGCGTTGGCTAGGCTCGCTCATGCCGGTTGTTATTATCCCGCTGCTGACCTCTCTAATCGTCGGCCTCGCAATGTACCTGCTGCTGGGTGCACCGTTGGCAGCCATCATGGAGGGCCTGCAAAATTGGCTATCGTCCATGTCCGGTTCTTCGGCTGTATTGCTGGGCATCATTCTCGGCCTGATGATGTGCTTCGACCTGGGCGGCCCAGTCAATAAGGCGGCCTACCTCTTCGCCACGGCCGGACTGTCTACCGGTGACGAATCCTCCATGCAGATCATGGCCGCCGTCATGGCGTCCGGCATGGTCGCACCAATTGCGCTGTCGCTGGCTACGTTTATCCGCAAGTCGCTGTTTACCCCGGCCGAGCAGGAGAACGGCAAGTCTGCCTGGCTGCTGGGTCTGTCCTTCGTCTCGGAGGGCGCCATCCCGTTTGCGGCGGCCGATCCGTTCCGCGTCATCCCTTCGATGATGGCCGGCGGCGCGGTGACGGGCGCGATTTCGATGGCCCTGTCGGTCGGTTCCCGTGCCCCGCACGGCGGCGTGTTCGTCTTCTTCGCCATCGACCCGTTCTGGGGCTACCTCGTGGCCATCGCGGCCGGCGTGGTTGTCTCCACTGCGGCGGTGCTGGCGATGAAGCAATTCTGGCCTAACAGGGCCGCCGAAGAAGCCGCCCAGAACGTGGCAGCATAA
- a CDS encoding HNH endonuclease signature motif containing protein, whose product MTALDAYLNAVNAGMDIVAAVQGLSDRELIARGASDIAARDLLRLCDTYFGRCGFAAKQRAARQTRHSLDVLLLIEKYALRLPTQRDAWTLRTELCSFRGSATALEKRARALVRELRPRRAPEKGVRITRRSGGPWSLTITGDSADVADMHAALDANKPLESAKDLFFGKADATRATVTTQVVLTLDELDRIVDGGGEEITLQLTNGARITGAELVARTLSEHGYVTLVHPHEGPVNLYRTSRVANDKQRLMAAAVNPVCPWESCNYPADRCQIHHLKAWKHGGETNAANLATCCPYHNGVNDDDPNAPPRRGRLARVRGQVRWVPPWG is encoded by the coding sequence ATGACCGCATTGGACGCATACTTAAACGCCGTGAACGCCGGCATGGACATTGTCGCCGCCGTTCAAGGGCTGAGCGATCGCGAGCTCATCGCGCGGGGCGCCTCCGACATCGCCGCGCGCGACCTGCTGCGTCTATGCGATACCTATTTCGGCCGGTGCGGCTTTGCTGCTAAACAGCGAGCGGCGCGGCAGACTAGGCATTCCCTCGACGTGCTACTGCTGATTGAAAAATACGCCTTGCGCTTGCCGACGCAGCGCGATGCCTGGACCCTACGCACCGAACTGTGTTCCTTTCGCGGCAGCGCCACCGCCTTGGAAAAGCGTGCCCGCGCTTTGGTACGCGAGCTGCGACCGCGCCGCGCGCCCGAAAAGGGAGTGCGCATTACCCGCCGCTCCGGCGGCCCATGGTCACTGACCATTACCGGGGATTCGGCCGATGTGGCGGATATGCACGCTGCATTGGATGCCAATAAGCCCCTGGAATCTGCCAAAGACCTCTTCTTTGGCAAGGCGGATGCAACGCGGGCGACGGTGACGACGCAGGTGGTTCTCACCCTTGACGAGCTCGACCGAATAGTCGACGGCGGCGGCGAGGAAATTACCCTCCAACTCACCAATGGCGCTCGAATCACCGGAGCGGAGCTTGTCGCGCGGACACTGAGCGAGCACGGCTATGTCACGCTCGTCCATCCCCATGAGGGGCCGGTCAACCTCTACCGGACCTCGCGCGTGGCCAATGACAAGCAGCGGCTCATGGCGGCTGCGGTCAACCCGGTATGCCCGTGGGAGAGCTGCAACTATCCCGCCGACAGGTGCCAGATTCACCACCTCAAAGCCTGGAAGCATGGCGGCGAGACCAACGCTGCGAACCTTGCGACCTGCTGTCCCTATCACAATGGCGTCAATGACGATGACCCCAACGCCCCGCCGCGCCGTGGCCGGCTAGCCCGGGTGCGCGGGCAGGTGAGGTGGGTGCCACCGTGGGGATAG
- the ptsP gene encoding phosphoenolpyruvate--protein phosphotransferase, with amino-acid sequence MENASESTIKGTGVVAGVAYAEAVWVRPRPALPTEGSIDPEQASDVEYDRFLAAVDTVAGRLEQRAAAAEGQAAEVLTATAGMVKDRGWHKAVRKNIRTGQDAEFATVGATDKFVTMFEAAGGVMAERTTDLKDVRDRVIAELRGEDEPGLPLVDGEAVLFADDLAPADTATLDTKHIKALVTELGGPTSHTAIIARQLDIPCIVAVGAALSDIESGTLVFVDGAVGAVTLGADEEASRKAVAEYRERAARVAQWRGPAETKDGHRVQLLANVADGNAARIASDSQAEGIGLYRTELSFLSASEEPSVDEQAKIYGKVFNAFPESKVVVRTLDAGSDKPISYATLTSEENPALGVRGLRIARDNEALLTRQLDAIAQAAAARDDKASTWVMAPMVATSTEAQWFAGLCRERGLTAGAMIEVPAAALMADKIMPHLDFVSIGTNDLTQYTMAADRLSPQLAYLTDPWQPAVLRLIQHTCIVGQANNVPVGVCGEAAADPMLACVLTGLGVNSLSAASTAVAGVGAQLAEVTLEQCQQLAEVALDAESPDAARTAVVERMESFA; translated from the coding sequence ATGGAAAACGCGTCTGAGTCCACGATCAAAGGAACCGGTGTCGTTGCCGGAGTCGCCTACGCCGAAGCCGTGTGGGTCCGCCCTCGCCCCGCCCTGCCTACCGAGGGAAGCATCGACCCAGAGCAAGCGAGTGATGTTGAATACGACCGCTTCCTTGCGGCCGTAGATACTGTCGCTGGCCGTTTGGAGCAGCGAGCTGCTGCCGCAGAAGGCCAGGCTGCGGAAGTTCTGACCGCAACGGCCGGCATGGTCAAGGACCGTGGCTGGCACAAAGCCGTGCGCAAAAACATCCGCACCGGCCAGGATGCGGAGTTCGCTACTGTCGGCGCCACCGATAAGTTTGTCACCATGTTCGAGGCCGCCGGCGGCGTGATGGCCGAGCGCACCACTGACTTGAAGGACGTGCGCGACCGCGTAATCGCAGAGCTGCGCGGCGAGGACGAGCCGGGCCTGCCGCTCGTAGACGGCGAGGCCGTGCTGTTCGCGGACGATTTGGCCCCGGCCGATACCGCGACGCTGGATACCAAGCACATTAAGGCCCTTGTCACCGAACTTGGTGGACCTACCAGCCATACGGCCATCATCGCCCGTCAGTTGGATATTCCGTGCATCGTTGCTGTAGGTGCCGCGCTGAGCGATATTGAAAGCGGCACGCTGGTATTTGTCGATGGCGCAGTGGGCGCCGTCACCCTTGGGGCCGACGAAGAGGCTTCCAGAAAGGCTGTGGCCGAGTACCGTGAGCGTGCGGCACGCGTTGCCCAGTGGCGCGGCCCGGCTGAAACCAAGGACGGCCACCGCGTGCAGCTGCTTGCCAACGTCGCTGATGGCAACGCCGCCCGCATCGCTTCGGATTCGCAGGCAGAGGGTATCGGCCTGTACCGCACGGAGCTGTCGTTCCTCTCGGCCAGTGAAGAGCCCAGCGTTGACGAGCAGGCAAAGATTTACGGCAAGGTCTTTAATGCCTTTCCTGAATCAAAGGTTGTCGTGCGTACGCTAGATGCCGGATCTGATAAGCCTATCTCTTATGCCACGCTAACTTCCGAGGAAAACCCAGCATTGGGTGTTCGTGGCCTGCGTATTGCACGCGATAATGAGGCTTTGCTGACCCGCCAGCTGGATGCGATTGCGCAGGCGGCTGCGGCTCGCGATGACAAAGCATCGACTTGGGTGATGGCTCCTATGGTTGCCACCTCGACTGAGGCTCAGTGGTTTGCTGGCCTGTGCCGTGAGCGTGGCCTGACTGCCGGCGCCATGATCGAGGTTCCGGCCGCAGCGCTTATGGCGGATAAAATCATGCCACACCTTGATTTCGTGTCCATCGGCACCAATGACCTGACTCAGTACACGATGGCTGCGGACCGCCTGTCGCCACAGCTGGCCTACCTGACCGACCCGTGGCAGCCGGCTGTGCTGCGCCTCATTCAGCACACCTGCATCGTGGGCCAGGCCAATAACGTTCCGGTAGGCGTGTGCGGTGAGGCGGCAGCCGACCCGATGTTGGCCTGCGTGCTTACCGGGTTGGGCGTAAATTCGCTATCCGCAGCGTCGACGGCCGTAGCAGGCGTCGGCGCGCAGCTGGCAGAAGTTACCTTGGAACAGTGCCAGCAGTTGGCAGAGGTAGCACTGGATGCGGAAAGCCCTGACGCTGCCCGTACCGCAGTGGTCGAGCGCATGGAGTCCTTCGCCTGA
- a CDS encoding uracil-xanthine permease family protein encodes MSLKGWTVHGDGKRIAPGAVVAPEERLSWGRTIGIGMQHVVAMFGATLLVPTLTGFPVNTTLLFSGLGTILFLLITRNRLPSYLGSSFAFIAPLSASQQYGIAAQAGSILVTGLVLAAVGVAVKIAGRRVLDAVMPPAVTGAIVALIGLNLAPNAAENFASQPLVAAVTLLVILLATVAGRGMVSRLSILLGVVVGWVFAALTGNLGDDAVAAIDAAPWVGLPEFHAPSFNVSAIAVALPVLVVLIAENVGHVKAVSEMTKRDLDDLAGDALIADGLASTLAGGFGGSGTTTYAENIGVMAATRVYSTAAYWVAAFTAILLAFVPKFGALIFTIPTGVLGGACIVLYGLIGMLGVRIWMDNKVNFNNPVNLTAAAVALIAGIGNLTLTVGGVSLEGIAWGSVGIIVAYPIMKKLYDSVGEGHGAKY; translated from the coding sequence GTGAGCTTAAAAGGTTGGACCGTCCACGGAGACGGTAAAAGGATTGCACCGGGCGCGGTCGTGGCGCCGGAAGAACGACTCAGCTGGGGCCGAACCATCGGCATCGGAATGCAGCACGTGGTGGCCATGTTCGGCGCTACGCTTTTGGTTCCCACTTTGACCGGATTCCCCGTCAATACGACGCTGCTCTTTTCCGGTCTCGGAACCATTTTGTTCCTGCTTATCACGCGCAACCGGCTGCCGTCTTACCTCGGTTCCTCGTTCGCGTTCATCGCGCCGCTTTCGGCGTCGCAGCAGTACGGTATTGCCGCGCAAGCTGGCTCCATTTTGGTCACCGGCCTCGTCTTGGCCGCGGTGGGTGTGGCAGTCAAAATCGCCGGCCGCCGCGTGCTCGACGCCGTCATGCCGCCGGCCGTCACTGGTGCAATCGTGGCCCTCATCGGCCTGAACCTAGCGCCGAATGCGGCCGAGAACTTCGCCTCCCAGCCGCTCGTGGCCGCCGTGACGCTGCTCGTCATCTTGCTGGCCACCGTGGCCGGCCGCGGTATGGTCTCGCGCCTATCCATTCTGCTCGGCGTGGTCGTCGGCTGGGTCTTCGCCGCGCTGACCGGCAACCTCGGCGATGACGCCGTCGCGGCCATCGATGCCGCCCCGTGGGTGGGCCTGCCGGAATTCCACGCGCCTTCCTTCAACGTCTCCGCCATTGCCGTGGCACTTCCCGTACTGGTAGTTCTCATCGCGGAAAACGTCGGCCACGTCAAGGCCGTCTCCGAGATGACCAAACGCGACCTCGATGACCTGGCCGGTGACGCCCTGATCGCCGATGGCCTCGCGTCCACCCTTGCCGGCGGCTTCGGCGGCTCCGGTACCACGACCTACGCCGAAAACATCGGCGTCATGGCCGCAACGCGCGTGTATTCCACCGCCGCTTACTGGGTAGCAGCCTTTACCGCCATCCTTTTGGCCTTCGTGCCGAAGTTTGGTGCGCTGATTTTCACCATCCCGACCGGCGTTCTGGGCGGCGCCTGCATCGTGCTGTATGGACTCATCGGCATGCTAGGTGTGCGCATCTGGATGGACAATAAGGTCAATTTCAATAACCCGGTCAACCTGACTGCGGCCGCGGTGGCGCTTATCGCGGGCATTGGCAACCTGACCCTCACCGTGGGTGGGGTTTCCCTCGAGGGCATTGCGTGGGGCTCGGTAGGCATCATCGTGGCCTATCCGATTATGAAGAAGCTTTACGATTCCGTCGGCGAGGGTCACGGCGCCAAGTACTAA
- a CDS encoding 1-phosphofructokinase family hexose kinase, with product MILTLTPNPSIDATLVLSEPLTSGDVHRASEVTQVAGGKGVNVTHTVHLAGEQSLALFPAHDSDSFLNLVHSAGLPSSAIPMDGAVRVNTTITEPDGTTTKVNGPGPALSDADSQAITSELTARALASDWVVLAGSLPRGVNTDWYCDLISAVRAAAPQARIAVDTSDAPMQAIGESLNSAAPDLIKPNGLELGQLTGTDGRELEDQAARGEYSGVVRAARDVVKQGIAEVLVTLGGAGAVLVTADGAWAATPPPATVKSTVGAGDAALAGYLLGRTAGKSPADSLAQSVAYGTAAASKQGTQFPRPEELDIAHTLVNSLA from the coding sequence TTGATTCTCACGCTGACCCCCAATCCCAGTATTGACGCCACCCTTGTGCTCAGCGAGCCATTGACCTCCGGTGATGTCCACCGGGCCAGCGAGGTCACACAGGTTGCTGGCGGCAAGGGGGTAAACGTCACCCATACCGTGCACTTGGCCGGCGAGCAATCCTTGGCTCTTTTCCCGGCCCACGACTCCGATTCTTTCCTGAATCTCGTCCACTCGGCTGGGCTGCCTTCCTCTGCAATCCCCATGGACGGCGCAGTTCGCGTCAATACCACCATCACAGAGCCTGATGGAACAACCACCAAGGTTAACGGTCCAGGCCCTGCGCTTTCCGACGCCGACTCCCAAGCCATTACCTCCGAGCTCACCGCCCGCGCCCTTGCCTCCGACTGGGTGGTTCTAGCCGGCTCCCTGCCGCGTGGCGTTAACACCGATTGGTATTGCGACCTCATCTCCGCAGTCCGCGCGGCCGCACCACAGGCTCGCATTGCCGTCGATACGTCAGATGCCCCAATGCAGGCCATTGGCGAAAGCCTCAATTCTGCTGCGCCGGATCTCATTAAGCCGAACGGCCTAGAGCTCGGCCAGCTCACCGGAACCGACGGCCGCGAACTGGAAGACCAGGCCGCACGCGGCGAGTACTCGGGGGTTGTTCGAGCGGCCCGGGACGTCGTCAAGCAGGGCATCGCAGAAGTACTCGTCACCCTTGGCGGTGCCGGGGCGGTGCTGGTTACCGCGGATGGCGCTTGGGCTGCAACTCCCCCGCCAGCAACGGTGAAATCCACCGTAGGCGCCGGTGACGCCGCGCTCGCCGGATACCTCCTCGGCCGCACCGCCGGTAAGTCGCCGGCCGATAGCCTCGCGCAGTCGGTGGCCTACGGAACTGCGGCTGCATCTAAACAAGGCACCCAATTCCCTCGCCCAGAAGAACTCGATATCGCACATACCCTTGTAAACTCGCTAGCCTAA
- a CDS encoding HPr family phosphocarrier protein, whose protein sequence is MASKTVKVGSSVGLHARPASIIADAAGEFDEDIFLNLVGDDDEDETDAASSLMIMALGAEQGDEVTVTSENEEAVEKIAALIEKDLDAS, encoded by the coding sequence ATGGCTTCCAAGACTGTAAAGGTTGGCTCCTCTGTAGGCCTGCACGCACGTCCTGCATCTATTATCGCGGACGCTGCCGGCGAGTTCGATGAGGATATCTTCCTCAACCTGGTCGGCGATGATGATGAGGATGAGACCGATGCGGCCTCTTCCCTGATGATCATGGCTCTTGGCGCAGAACAGGGCGATGAGGTTACCGTTACCTCCGAAAACGAAGAAGCAGTGGAAAAGATTGCTGCTCTCATCGAGAAGGACCTGGACGCTTCCTAA
- the nrdR gene encoding transcriptional regulator NrdR — translation MYCPFCHNEQSRVIDSRVVDAGASIRRRRECASCKGRFTTVEKAVLLVVKRNGLAEPFSRDKLIRGVRRACQGRDVSDDALKKLAQEVEETVRSHGSSQVNANEIGLAILEPLRDLDEVAYLRFASVYKSFESADDFESEIRLMRRRDREDF, via the coding sequence GTGTATTGCCCCTTTTGTCATAATGAGCAATCCCGCGTCATTGACTCGCGTGTGGTCGATGCTGGAGCGTCGATTCGTCGCCGGCGCGAGTGCGCTTCGTGCAAGGGGCGCTTTACCACGGTTGAAAAGGCCGTGCTGCTTGTCGTGAAGAGAAACGGTCTGGCCGAGCCCTTCAGTAGAGATAAATTGATCCGCGGTGTCCGTCGTGCCTGCCAGGGACGAGACGTAAGCGACGATGCCCTGAAGAAGCTGGCGCAAGAAGTTGAGGAGACGGTGCGCAGTCATGGCTCCTCGCAGGTCAACGCGAACGAGATTGGTTTGGCCATCCTAGAGCCACTGCGTGACCTTGATGAAGTGGCTTATCTGCGCTTCGCCTCTGTGTATAAATCCTTTGAAAGCGCAGATGACTTTGAATCCGAGATTCGCCTGATGCGAAGGCGCGATCGCGAGGACTTTTAG
- the lexA gene encoding transcriptional repressor LexA has protein sequence MGRKPKKTTEKTDYASLSDRQRRILNVISDAVMLRGYPPSIREIGDAAGLQSTSSVAYQLKQLEEKGFLRRDPNKPRAVDVRHLNTDDGAKKPGRKPAKPEQQVPAEAGAVSYIPVVGRIAAGAPITAEENVDTYFPMPDEVVGGGDLYMLQVVGDSMQDAGILDGDWVIIRSQSVAEEGEFVAALLEGSEATVKEFHRDSSGVWLLPHNDAYAPINGDDAEIMGKVVSVFRKL, from the coding sequence ATGGGCCGCAAGCCAAAGAAGACCACCGAGAAGACCGACTACGCTTCCCTGTCTGACCGCCAGCGACGAATTCTCAACGTCATTAGTGACGCCGTCATGCTGCGTGGTTACCCACCAAGCATCCGCGAAATTGGTGACGCAGCAGGCCTGCAGTCCACCTCCTCTGTTGCCTACCAGCTAAAGCAATTGGAAGAAAAGGGCTTCTTGCGCCGTGACCCAAATAAGCCACGAGCCGTAGATGTTCGACACCTAAATACTGACGATGGCGCCAAGAAGCCGGGCCGCAAACCGGCTAAGCCCGAACAGCAGGTTCCCGCAGAGGCAGGTGCGGTTTCCTACATTCCTGTGGTTGGCCGAATCGCAGCGGGTGCGCCCATTACCGCGGAAGAAAACGTAGACACTTACTTTCCGATGCCCGATGAGGTAGTCGGTGGCGGCGACCTTTATATGCTGCAAGTGGTCGGCGACTCGATGCAGGATGCCGGCATTCTTGACGGCGACTGGGTAATCATTCGCTCCCAGTCCGTTGCAGAGGAGGGCGAGTTCGTTGCCGCCCTGCTCGAAGGATCTGAAGCTACCGTGAAGGAATTCCACCGCGATTCCTCCGGTGTGTGGCTGCTTCCCCACAATGATGCCTACGCCCCAATCAATGGCGATGATGCGGAAATCATGGGCAAGGTCGTATCGGTATTCCGTAAGCTTTAA